The following DNA comes from Occultella kanbiaonis.
GCCTCCTCCAGCGCCTTCGTGGCGACGTCATCGAGCTTGCCGGTGCTGACGATGGTGTCCAGCACGTCGGAGTGCCGACGGACATAGTCGATCAGTTCCCGCTCGAAGCGGCGCACGTCGTGCAGCTCGACCTTGTCGAAGTACCCATGCGTGCCGGCCCAGACCGAGACGACCTGCTCCTCGACCGGGTACGGCGAGTACTGGGGCTGCTTGAGCAGCTCCATGAGCCGCGCACCGCGGGTCAGCTGCTGGCGAGACGCCGGGTCCAGGTCGGAGGCGAACATCGCGAACGCCTCGAGCGAGCGGTACTGGGCGAGGTCGATCTTCAGCGTCCCGGAGACCGACTTCATCGCCTTCACCTGGGCATCGCCACCCACACGCGAGACGGAGATACCCACGTCGACGGCGGGACGCTGGTCGGCGTTGAAGAGGTCCGACTGGAGGAAGATCTGGCCGTCCGTGATCGAGATGACGTTCGTCGGAATGTAGGCCGACACGTCGTTCGCCTTCGTCTCGATGATCGGCAGGCCGGTCATCGAGCCGGCGCCGAGCTCGTCGGACAGCTTCGCGCAACGCTCGAGCAGGCGGGAGTGCAGGTAGAACACGTCACCGGGGTAGGCCTCGCGGCCCGGCGGGCGGCGCAGCAGCAGGGACACGGCGCGGTAGGCCTCGGCCTGCTTGGACAGGTCGTCGAAGATGATCAGGACGTGCTTGCCGCCGTACATCCAGTGCTGGCCGATGGCCGAACCGGTGTAGGGGGCGATGTACTTGAAGCCGGCCGCGTCGGAGGCGGGCGCAGCCACGATGGTGGTGTACTCCAGCGCACCGGCGTCCTCGAGGGCGCCGCGCACGGAGGCGATCGTGGAGCCCTTCTGACCGATCGCGACGT
Coding sequences within:
- the atpA gene encoding F0F1 ATP synthase subunit alpha; amino-acid sequence: MAELTIKPEEIRAALDSFVNSYEPAGSAAEEVGTVTLAADGIAQVEGLPGVMANELLKFEDGTLGLALNLDVRSIGVVVLGEFSGIEEGQPVRRTGEVLSVPVGDGYLGRVVDPLGKPIDGLGEIATEGRRALELQAPGVMDRKSVHEPLQTGLKAIDAMIPIGRGQRQLIIGDRQTGKTAIALDTIINQKANWDTGDVNKQVRCIYVAIGQKGSTIASVRGALEDAGALEYTTIVAAPASDAAGFKYIAPYTGSAIGQHWMYGGKHVLIIFDDLSKQAEAYRAVSLLLRRPPGREAYPGDVFYLHSRLLERCAKLSDELGAGSMTGLPIIETKANDVSAYIPTNVISITDGQIFLQSDLFNADQRPAVDVGISVSRVGGDAQVKAMKSVSGTLKIDLAQYRSLEAFAMFASDLDPASRQQLTRGARLMELLKQPQYSPYPVEEQVVSVWAGTHGYFDKVELHDVRRFERELIDYVRRHSDVLDTIVSTGKLDDVATKALEEAADKFRTTFLASDGESVVETEGTDEDVDIDQEQIVRQKRG